The genomic window GGCAGTAGCGGTACTAACGTTACAAATATCCAAAGGTGTTTAAAGCAATTAGGCTTTTTAAATGCTCCAGCTACAGGCAAATTTGCTACCTTGACTCAAAGAGCTGTAATTGGGTTTCAGCGAGCCAATAAATTAACCCCTGATGGTGTTGTTGGTAGTGGTACACAAACAGCCCTACAAAGAGCTTGTCAGGCTAGAAATGCTAGTGGAGAATTGAAATTTGGGAGTAGAGGAACAGCCGTTTCTCAACTACAAAGAAATCTCAAGCAGCTAGGCTATTTTAACGCACCTAATACCGGCTATTTTGGGACAGAAACTCAGCAAGCTGTCATCCGTTTTCAGCGATCTGCGGGAATTGGGGCTGATGGTGTGGTTGGTTCTAGAACTGCTCAAGCTATCAGAAATGCAACTGGTGTAGGCGGGCGATACCCAGTTCTTTCTGAAGGTAGTAGTGGTCAAGCTGTAACCAGGGTACAACAGCGTTTGCGTCAGTTGGGTTATTTTAATGCTAATCCCACTGGCAATTTTCAACGCATTACTAAGGATGCGGTCATTGCTTTTCAACGTCGTGTAGGGATTTCAGCCACTGGCGTTGTGAATTGGCAAACTTGGAATGCACTAGAGGGTTCTGCTCAAAATCCAGCTAGACCTGGCCTTTCGACTCAACAAGTCAGAGATTTGCAACAACGTCTGCAAGATTTGGGATATTTTAATACTAACCCTACTGGCACAGTGGGGGCGATGACGCGGGAAGCAATTATACAATTTCAGCGAGATAATAGACTGAGTACCGATGGCATTGCTGATGTACAAATCTTAGAAGCAGTACGTCAAGCTTGGAACATTAGATACGCTAATCAGCCTAGTAATCAGCTTAGTCAAGATGTTCTCTTTGTTGGCGATCGCAGCGAAAATGTCAGACTAGTACAACAGCGTTTATTGCAGTTAGGCTTTTTTGCTCGGAGGATAGATGGTTATTTTGATGAATATACTAGGGCATCTGTTGCTAACTTCCAGCAATCCTATCAAATCAATCCCACAGGGAGAGTAGATTGGCAAACTTGGCAAGCACTGAATGTAAATCAAGCACCGAATGTAAATAACGTTCCCATAATGCGGGGGAATGTTTCTAACTTTTCTACTAACCTTCCTAATAATAATCGTTATGTGGTGATAGTACCAATTAACAACCAGAATACTCTCAATCAAGTACGTCGTTATGTACCCAACGCCTACGCTGATAAATCCAATTTAGGGAGTTATGTGAATGCTGGTGCATTTAGCGATCGCCTTTTGGCAGAGCAACGGTCTAAATTGTTACGTTCTAATGGTTTAGATGCTAGAGTACAGTATTTTTAGGAGTGCTTGAGAGTGCTGACTCAGCACTCTCAAGTTAACAGGCGGACTTGTGAGCCTTCTTGTGTCTTATTTACCTCAATTCTGGCTTGGAATGCCTCTTTAAGGTGGGGCATATGGGTAACTGTGAGGATGCAGGCAAAATCGTTGGCGATCGCATTAATGGAGGCAATCAGGCGATCGCATCCTTCTGCATCCTGTGTGCCGAAACCTTCATCGATAATCAATAACTGTAAGGCTGCACCAGCTCTTTGTGCTAATAATTTCGCTAAGGCTAACCGAATTGCAAAGTTAATTCTAAACGCTTCCCCTCCAGAGTAAGTCTCATAGGCGCGTGTACCTCTAGCATCGGCGATTAAAATATCTAAGGTGTCAATTAATTTGGCGTTTTTCTTCGTAGATTTACTACTTTTCCCAGCTTTTTGGGTAATAAATTGTACGTGCAGTTGATTAGCACTCAGCCGTGACAATAGTTGATTTGTCTCTGCTTCTAGCTGAGGTAACACATTCTCAATCATCAAGGCTTGGATGCCATTTTTACCAAATGCCTGGGCTAATTCCTGATACACTCGATATTGTTGCTTAGAAATTTGCAGTTGTTGCTGTTGTTCTTCATACTGGATTTGCATAGTGTCCAGTTGCAAAGCTAACTGCTCTAAACGCCCTAATTGGGTGATACATTCATCAAGTTGTCTTCTGCGGACTGCTATTTGCTGCTCTAAAGCTTGAATCTGTTCAACGGGATTGGCCGATGTGGCTAACTGCTGCTCAATACTGGTAATTTGGGTGACAAGTTGTTGTCTCTCTTGCAACCTGGTATTTCTCGATGTCTCCAAATCTTGTAATCGTCCCTGGAGTTGAGGATACTGCTGCTGGGCTGACAACAACTGTTGATGGCGGAATTGCCAAGATTGGGCTTGACGTAGGGCGGTGCGGATCTGGTTGTGCTGTTCGGAACTGTAAGCAATTTCGCTAATTTGGCTTTCAATCGCCGCGATTTGCTTGGCGCACTCAGAATCAATCTGTTCTTGCTGGATTCTGGTTTCTAACTGGGTAATTTGGGCTTGTAATTCTGGTTTACGGGCTGCTAGTTGGGCTTGGCGTTTGGCAGCATCTTTGATTTGTCCTTGTTTAATTTCTGCCCATCGCCACCTTTCTACTTCGCTACGAGCTAGAGCATGGTCTTGCTCATTGTAATTGAGTTGTTGCAGATATTGTTCTAGCTGCCTGAGTTCAGCTTGTTGTGTGGGCGCATAATCACCCGTTTGCAGCGATCGCTCTAGGTGTTGTTTTTCGGAGGCTAGTTGCTGTAAATGCTGTTCTGCATCGCTGGTAGATTGCAACTGTGCGGCTAATTGTCCTCTTTGCTCCCGTAAGCCGTCATAAGCATTCAATTTCTGGAATATTTCCTTGTATTCTTGCCTCAGTAGTTGAATTTCTCTATCTGAAACCGCCATTTGTTCCCGGAAGACCCACAATTGCCCCT from Nostoc sp. UHCC 0870 includes these protein-coding regions:
- a CDS encoding peptidoglycan-binding domain-containing protein, producing MDTIVYSYIASIYEESESIEFIPIQINWQFLQWQKLSSVAAMRLLSVALTTGVLSVAGQALALEKIGSSGTNVTNIQRCLKQLGFLNAPATGKFATLTQRAVIGFQRANKLTPDGVVGSGTQTALQRACQARNASGELKFGSRGTAVSQLQRNLKQLGYFNAPNTGYFGTETQQAVIRFQRSAGIGADGVVGSRTAQAIRNATGVGGRYPVLSEGSSGQAVTRVQQRLRQLGYFNANPTGNFQRITKDAVIAFQRRVGISATGVVNWQTWNALEGSAQNPARPGLSTQQVRDLQQRLQDLGYFNTNPTGTVGAMTREAIIQFQRDNRLSTDGIADVQILEAVRQAWNIRYANQPSNQLSQDVLFVGDRSENVRLVQQRLLQLGFFARRIDGYFDEYTRASVANFQQSYQINPTGRVDWQTWQALNVNQAPNVNNVPIMRGNVSNFSTNLPNNNRYVVIVPINNQNTLNQVRRYVPNAYADKSNLGSYVNAGAFSDRLLAEQRSKLLRSNGLDARVQYF